One Leishmania panamensis strain MHOM/PA/94/PSC-1 chromosome 24 sequence genomic region harbors:
- a CDS encoding protein kinase, putative (TriTrypDB/GeneDB-style sysID: LpmP.24.0640) — protein MLVSSLGSHFICRGESDLQSLEVGDSVPVSQRRELDLGEESVSQIAALSNQHENCTGEISSDGAVKQTAVSSVMDEVAVLNYLGPHPQIVRFLGSYTTSKNTSFFTMELMDSDVGRELREGNAALHEESVCAAIAYSVLLALEQMHSHAVAHRDVKPGNILLKRLTESEEWACIWLSNDDLGASLLTKSSSGSARHPTLCTRNAASYVKAALGDFSAAHSTRCTDDAAFADTRGTLHYKSPEQLMGKRHLLSENVAAVDLWGLGCTLYEMATGARPFPGSSELQVLMSMLDAMGSDIQSFPVSTRHATLFDEIPASPAFVNFLQRLLCLDPARRCTATEALRHPFVAPIRDSAEHQIPTDCRQRVIGIPLALKYASFTHIPELRFTRISQTPLKAMDSTPTGLSAPQQAVYSRRVVPPPASDAGAATLSVAAEREVIAPPRSEYRDTHPWGDGPATTAWGQEVDCEDHEEKETPSKKPPPPHCSDTTGTSFLSESSYLHWSEIRPIVRPSAPPQVYSLPKPLQHKDDKARSSSGSRAVAFFGNATVGSTPSPTISGNNPQQQLQSLSGSKHRTAAIETQNTVSRVLNISDSSVKGVRAERSASHVDFDLSPVPATQLFSTEADTSAFLVPHPAATFLPRRAHPTLQLPNGSTFTASNLRANLSFEHENLMVGWYGSNGAPTSAALGVASSTSAILAGHCSTPLQHRGRRSTAFSGRALCFSEEMDPFARRSWGSSAGQQSCLNSLLTSPAPVGRAVAEECSPQPSPICPVEVATRSPSGLPVVADRSGLSLDDSGVGLGWIGVPPAVAAVQASICGDASEAAAAATVPALVCDVSRGAEASAAVAPMFCSAHLQPSWNAGHPMASGSAQSSNSPWAHHLKSPPDGCPRSPACSTVASATAVASIAVADQPEAPCSSQLRRPTTSLPLTSARDVSSSRTLPLPIPLSVATVRQPVSPSLCTPTLRSRTPTNRALHETPLTQRFSCPTSTLRTGRTGHKNGHLWDSSKPLGPPTSCVNSGDTPIASSFLCHRDINVPATHLTHRGSMSVGLPGSGSGAAPALLGTAATSPDLLAVFTYSSQYHCTPSSRYPAPESALPTRGDGSHHPVAAIEASSMPTATVVRALEKESSTGGSHTPLPGHGSASPPSRRCDVPLLQLNPASLGRNLQSVKGHESECIETSQSKQRGSMKRAREEAMNSEDVAAVRQSARVV, from the coding sequence ATGCTCGTCTCATCACTTGGTAGTCACTTCATCTGCAGGGGTGAAAGCGATTTGCAGTCCCTAGAGGTTGGCGACAGTGTTCCTGTGTCCCAGCGAAGGGAGCTGGATCTCGGAGAGGAAAGTGTTTCACAAATCGCAGCTCTTTCTAATCAGCACGAAAATTGCACTGGAGAGATCTCTTCTGACGGCGCAGTAAAGCAAACGGCGGTGTCGTCAGTGATGGACGAAGTAGCAGTTTTGAATTACCTTGGACCTCATCCACAGATTGTTCGGTTTCTGGGTAGCTACACAACATCCAAGAACACGAGCTTTTTCACCATGGAGTTAATGGACAGCGATGTTGGACGGGAGCTGAGGGAAGGTAACGCAGCCCTGCACGAGGAAAGCGTGTGTGCTGCCATTGCGTACTCTGTTTTACTCGCGCTAGAGCAGATGCATTCGCACGCTGTAGCGCACCGAGACGTCAAGCCTGGCAATATTTTGCTGAAACGTCTCACCGAATCCGAAGAATGGGCGTGCATCTGGCTATCAAATGACGACCTCGGTGCATCTCTACTGACAAAATCGTCCTCCGGATCAGCTCGTCACCCGACACTTTGCACGCGCAACGCTGCATCGTATGTCAAGGCTGCATTGGGTGATTTTAGCGCGGCCCACAGCACCCGTTGCACAGACGACGCGGCTTTCGCCGATACTCGTGGAACTCTTCACTACAAATCACCTGAGCAACTCATGGGCAAGCGTCACCTCCTCTCGGAAaacgttgctgctgtggacCTGTGGGGGCTAGGTTGCACCCTTTACGAAATGGCCACCGGCGCGCGACCTTTCCCGGGTAGCAGTGAGCTGCAGGTACTCATGAGTATGTTAGATGCTATGGGAAGCGACATTCAGTCCTTTCCCGTGTCGACCAGGCACGCCACGCTCTTCGACGAAATTCCCGCATCGCCCGCGTTCGTCAACTTTTTAcagcgccttctctgcctcgaTCCGGCGCGACGCTGCACCgcgacggaggcgctgcgccacccgtTTGTTGCCCCCATTCGCGACAGCGCCGAACACCAAATCCCGACCGATTGTCGACAGCGCGTAATCGGAATCCCACTAGCGCTCAAGTACGCGTCTTTCACGCACATTCCCGAGCTCCGCTTTACTCGCATTTCTCAGACCCCGTTGAAAGCGATGGACTCGACCCCTACAGGGCTCAGCGCCCCTCAGCAAGCTGTTTACAGCCGGCGTGTTGTGCCTCCACCTGCTTCAGACGCTGGAGCGGCGACTCTCTCCGTTGCTGCTGAGCGCGAGGTCATCGCTCCACCAAGATCCGAGTACCGAGACACGCATCCCTGGGGCGATGGACCAGCCACTACGGCATGGGGGCAAGAAGTGGATTGTGAGGACCATGAGGAAAAGGAGACACCATCGAAgaaaccgccgccgccgcattgCTCAGACACCACGGGGACTTCTTTCCTGAGCGAGAGTTCGTACCTGCACTGGAGCGAAATTCGCCCCATCGTGCGgccttctgcgcctccgcaGGTATACTCGCTGCCGAAACCGCTCCAGCACAAGGACGACAAAGCACGGAGTAGCAGCGGTAGCAGAGCAGTGGCGTTTTTTGGAAATGCCACCGTTGGCAGCACACCATCCCCAACCATAAGTGGGAATAAcccgcagcaacagctgcaATCCCTTTCGGGATCAAAGCATCGCACCGCCGCGATTGAAACCCAAAACACTGTCTCACGCGTCCTCAACATCAGCGACTCGAGCGTAAAAGGTGTGCGGGCAGAACGCAGTGCGTCACACGTCGACTTTGATCTCAGCCCCGTCCCAGCTACTCAGCTTTTCAGCACGGAGGCCGACACGAGTGCGTTTCTAGTACCGCACCCAGCCGCCACTTTCCTGCCTCGCCGTGCGCATCCGACTCTACAGCTACCAAacggcagcaccttcacGGCAAGCAACCTGCGAGCCAACTTGTCCTTCGAGCACGAGAACCTTATGGTAGGCTGGTACGGCAGCAATGGAGCACCTACGTCTGCCGCACTCGGCGTCGCCAGTTCAACCAGCGCCATCCTTGCAGGCCATTGCAGTACTCCGCTCCAGCACCGCGGACGGCGCTCAACCGCCTTCTCTGGCCGCGCGCTTTGCTTTTCGGAAGAGATGGATCCCTTCGCCCGCCGTAGCTGGGGCTCTAGTGCTGGCCAGCAGAGCTGCCTGAACTCGCTCTTGACATCCCCGGCCCCTGTGGGGCGAGCGGTGGCCGAAGAATGTTCACCACAGCCGTCGCCTATTTGCCCTGTTGAGGTCGCTACACGGTCGCCGTCAGGGTTGCCTGTTGTGGCTGACCGCAGCGGCTTGTCTTTGGACGATTCTGGCGTAGGCCTGGGGTGGATTGGGGTGCCCCCAGCGGTTGCGGCAGTGCAAGCGAGCATCTGCGGTGACGCCTctgaagcggcggcggcggcgacggtgccggcACTGGTGTGCGATGTCAGTAGAGGTGCAGAGGCaagtgcagcggtggcgccgatgTTTTGCTCGGCACACCTCCAGCCTTCGTGGAATGCAGGCCACCCCATGGCGTCCGGCAGCGCGCAGTCTTCAAACTCGCCGTGGGCGCACCACCTAAAGTCACCGCCTGATGGCTGCCCGCGCAGCCCTGCGTGCTCCACTGTCGCATCGGCAACAGCCGTAGCATCTATCGCTGTAGCTGATCAACCAGAGGCACCGTGCAGCAGCCAACTGCGGCGGCCAACGACAAGCCTCCCTTTGACTAGCGCCAGAGACGTATCGAGTTCGCGgacgctgccactgccgatCCCGCTCTCGGTGGCCACTGTCCGCCAGCCGGTATCGCCGTCGCTCTGCACACCGACGCTACGATCGCGCACGCCAACCAACCGCGCGCTCCATGAGACGCCACTCACACAACGCTTCTCTTGTCCTACGTCTACGCTGCGGACAGGGCGCACTGGCCATAAGAACGGCCATCTGTGGGACAGCTCGAAGCCACTGGGTCCCCCCACGTCTTGCGTGAACAGCGGTGATACTCCCATCGCATCTTCGTTCTTGTGCCATCGGGATATAAATGTACCAGCAACTCATCTGACGCACAGAGGCTCCATGAGCGTTGGCTTGCCAGGAtctggcagtggtgccgcacCGGCACTGCTGGGCACGGCCGCGACGTCGCCGGACTTACTGGCTGTGTTTACCTACTCCTCTCAGTATCACTGCACGCCGTCGTCACGCTACCCTGCACCTGAGAGTGCTCTGCCGACCAGGGGCGATGGTTCCCACCACCCAGTAGCGGCGATTGAGGCCTCTTCAATGCCTACTGCCACTGTCGTGCGTGCATTGGAGAAAGAGTCTTCCACAGGGGGCTCACACACGCCGCTGCCTGGGCATGGCTCCGCATCGCCCCCCTCGCGACGTTGCGATGTTCCATTGCTCCAGCTGAACCCCGCCAGCCTTGGCCGAAACCTCCAGTCAGTGAAAGGCCACGAGAGTGAGTGCATCGAGACGTCACAGAGCAAGCAACGTGGGTCCATGAAGCGAGCGCGCGAGGAGGCTATGAACAGCGAGGACGTAGCCGCGGTGCGGCAGAGCGCGCGGGTGGTGTGA
- a CDS encoding myo-inositol/proton symporter (MIT) (TriTrypDB/GeneDB-style sysID: LpmP.24.0650) → MRASVMLCAALGGFLFGYDTSVINAALFQMKDRFGFGEHSWQYALIVAIAIAGAFVGAFISGFVSASFGRRPCIAVADFLFIVGSVLMAAAPNVEVVLVSRVIVGLAIGISSATIPVYLAEVTSPQHRGATIVLNNLFLTGGQFISASFTAIMVIFTSNNVGWRVAIGIGALPAAVQMFCLLFFLPESPRWLLSKGYSDRAKAVAAEFDVDLCEFQEGDVVPSVSIDYRPLMARDMRFRVVLSSMLQIIQQFSGINTIMYYSSVILYDAGFRDAIMPVVLSIPLAFMNALFTGVGIFTVDRFGRRRMLLISILGCLALLVMIAIIGYFLGTRIPYSVGGWLFLALLAVFLGFYAPGIGCIPWVIMGEIFPTHLRTSAASVATMANWGANALVSQVFPLLLGAIGVGGTFTIIAGLVALGCLFVYFFVVETKGLTLEQIDNMFRKRAGMPARYHEEGESGTRDDKGGEFGRMVTEDAGDLSSLCNQSVEPAKAVVDAFMPAVMSDRPGTSNEDKEVAKASSSEPQSFANQNEEQQTAATKVLRERK, encoded by the coding sequence ATGCGAGCGTCTGTCATGCTCTGTGCTGCCTTGGGTGGCTTTCTTTTCGGCTATGACACGAGTGTCATCAACGCCGCCCTTTTTCAGATGAAGGATCGCTTCGGCTTCGGCGAGCACTCGTGGCAGTACGCCCTcatcgtcgccatcgccattGCTGGTGCCTTTGTCGGGGCATTTATTTCCGGCTTCGTCTCCGCCAGCTTTGGTCGCCGCCCGTGCATTGCCGTGGCCGATTTTCTGTTCATTGTCGGCTCCGtgctgatggcggcggccccgaatgtggaggtggtgctcgtGTCGCGCGTCATCGTCGGCTTGGCCATCGGTATTAGCTCTGCCACTATTCCAGTTTACCTGGCGGAGGTCACGTCCCCGCAGCACCGTGGCGCCACCATCGTTCTAAACAACCTGTTCCTGACAGGTGGTCAGTTTATCTCGGCCAGCTTCACCGCCATCATGGTCATCTTTACGAGCAATAATGTCGGTTGGCGGGTGGCGATTGGTATCGGCGCGCTGCCAGCTGCCGTTCAGATGTtctgcctcctctttttccttccagAGAGTCCGCGTTGGCTTCTCTCGAAGGGGTACTCGGACCGTGCCAAGGCTGTGGCGGCTGAGTTCGATGTGGACCTCTGCGAGTTTCAAGAGGGCGATGTGGTGCCCTCTGTCAGCATCGACTACCGTCCGCTGATGGCGCGTGATATGCGCTTCCGTGTGGTGCTCAGCTCTATGCTGCAGATCATCCAGCAGTTCTCTGGCATCAACACCATCATGTACTACAGCTCTGTGATCCTCTACGACGCCGGCTTTCGAGACGCCATTATGCCAGTCGTGCTTTCCATCCCACTCGCCTTCATGAATGCCCTCTTCACGGGGGTGGGCATCTTCACGGTCGATCGCTTTGGTCGCCGCCGCATGCTGCTCATCTCGATCCTCGGTTGTCTTGCCCTGCTGGTTATGATTGCCATCATTGGGTACTTCCTCGGCACACGCATTCCGTACTCCGTCGGTGGGTGGCTTTTCTTGGCGCTGCTTGCCGTCTTCCTTGGCTTCTACGCGCCTGGCATTGGCTGCATTCCGTGGGTAATCATGGGCGAGATCTTCCCAACGCACCTGCGCACATCGGCGGCGTCCGTCGCGACCATGGCGAACTGGGGGGCCAACGCGCTCGTGTCGCAGGTTTTTCCACTCTTACTCGGCGCCATCGGTGTCGGCGGCACCTTCACAATCATCGCCGGTCTCGTGGCTCTGGGCTGCCTGTTCGTGTACTTCTTCGTCGTGGAGACGAAGGGACTCACACTGGAGCAGATTGACAACATGTTCCGCAAGCGCGCCGGCATGCCGGCGCGCTATCATGAGGAAGGTGAGAGTGGAACCCGCGACGACAAGGGCGGTGAATTCGGCCGTATGGTGACAGAGGACGCTGGCGACCTGTCCTCGTTGTGCAACCAGAGCGTGGAGCCTGCCAAAGCCGTGGTGGACGCCTTTATGCCGGCTGTTATGAGTGATCGTCCCGGCACGTCTAACGAGGATAAAGAAGTAGCGAaggcctcctcctcagaACCCCAGTCGTTCGCAAACCAgaacgaggagcagcaaacGGCTGCCACCAAAGTTTTGCGTGAGCGCAAGTAG
- a CDS encoding putative transmembrane protein (TriTrypDB/GeneDB-style sysID: LpmP.24.0660): MLHLSHINRFIAPSSLSPEPSQLLRRRQKSTVTTSGNLHAFVMEYDHRSAMPRLRRGPFHGDFFSRYLFSGSLVAGAFTAGGVALFVLTIAYNIGKPVLDAHRELLWKRADAANGRRSRENVEGPAATKEDDDDASPVEEFDDVIEMEQAEG; the protein is encoded by the coding sequence ATGCTTCACCTTTCTCACATCAATCGCTTCATCGCGCCAAGCAGCTTGTCGCCTGAGCCTTCACAGCTCCTGCGCAGGCGGCAGAAATCGaccgtcaccaccagcggcaaCCTCCACGCATTCGTGATGGAGTAtgaccaccgcagcgccatgcctcgcctccgccgcggccCTTTTCACGGAGACTTCTTTTCGCGTTATTTGTTCAGTGGCTCGCTCGTGGCTGGCGCTTTCACAGCCGGTGGTGTCGCCCTCTTTGTGCTCACCATTGCGTACAACATCGGCAAACCCGTTCTCGATGCCCACCGGGAGCTCCTCTGGAAGAGAGCGGACGCCGCCAACGGAAGGCGCAGCCGCGAAAACGTAGAGGGGCCGGCGGCAACAaaagaggacgacgacgacgccagtCCAGTGGAGGAGTTTGACGACGTCATCGAGATGGAGCAAGCTGAGGGCTAG
- a CDS encoding hypothetical protein (TriTrypDB/GeneDB-style sysID: LpmP.24.0680) yields MRSSIIVASPLPPPICYCYRTRYLMTPIKAPGLSSFPLANAWWRQHGLADRLDGFRACRQPTPCQLPFQRITDGGVSPAWAELSAAVKQSLTKSTTTAKHQQPDLPLVLVSACLLNYPVTYRGTHTSLPAFLRPTPLLFLTEVLFKELGLVRCVPMCPEVQWLRLPVPRVPLRLVRGRRGTDGADQRGSGWTAPQHSSTGPLPPLTASPSGDVPGEGEREVRYLVESAAEDHVLLQYDAANNTPAALSSSPQLDSAFLVKLLQDLRAVDGIVLKSYSPSCGVRDARLYEEAVTSPSSSQCGQHACNACEHAGRPTSGSIAGRRPAASASAQRRFDLVDGFFTQQLRNFLASMHSVHGGKSTGTCSYAEAVAPVITCDRLLTHFYTEERWNRAPSARKVKKRCVDVNALEAAPNLTSLDSFMDSVLQHRDWRLSRERP; encoded by the coding sequence ATGCGGTCAAGCATCATcgtcgcctctcccctccctccacccatCTGTTATTGTTACCGCACGAGATATTTGATGACCCCCATCAAGGCACCGGGGCTCTCGTCATTCCCGCTGGCAAACGCCTGGTGGCGTCAGCATGGACTGGCAGACCGTCTCGACGGCTTCCGTGCCTGCCGCCAGCCAACCCCATGCCAACTACCGTTTCAGAGGATTACTGATGGAGGCGTGTCACCGGCGTGGGCTGAACTTTCGGCAGCTGTTAAGCAGTCTCTCACCAAATCGACCACCACGGCCAAGCATCAACAGCCAGATCTACCACTAGTACTGGTGAGTGCCTGCTTACTCAACTACCCCGTCACATACCGGGGTACCCACACAAGCCTTCCAGCCTTTCTGCGGCCGACGCCGCTACTGTTCCTCACGGAGGTGCTCTTCAAGGAGTTGGGCCTTGTGCGATGCGTTCCTATGTGTCCTGAAGTGCAGTGGTTGAGGTTGCCGGTCCCTCGTGTCCCGCTGCGGCTTGTTcgaggccgccgcggcacagATGGCGCCGACCAACGGGGCAGCGGATGGACAGCGCCTCAGCACAGCTCAACCGGGCCATTGCCACCCTTGACAGCGAGCCCTTCGGGGGATGTCCCTGGTGAAGGTGAGCGCGAGGTGCGGTATCTCGTCGAGTCCGCAGCAGAGGATCACGTCCTGCTGCAGTATGATGCGGCGAACAACACACCGGCAGCACTGTCGTCGTCCCCCCAACTTGACTCAGCGTTCTTGGTAAAGCTCTTGCAAGACCTACGAGCTGTGGATGGCATTGTTCTCAAGTCTTACTCGCCCAGCTGCGGAGTTCGAGATGCCCGCCTCTACGAGGAAGCCGTCACATCACCGTCCTCATCGCAGTGTGGTCAGCACGCCTGCAACGCTTGTGAGCACGCAGGCAGGCCGACGTCGGGGTCTATCGCTGGCCGGCGCCCCGCTGCGTCAGCAAGTGCCCAGCGCCGCTTCGACCTTGTCGATGGCTTCTtcacacagcagctgcgcaactTCCTGGCCTCAATGCACAGTGTGCACGGAGGCAAAAGTACAGGCACCTGCAGTTATGCCGAGGCAGTAGCACCAGTCATCACCTGTGACCGCCTGCTTACCCACTTCTACACTGAGGAACGCTGGAATCGAGCGCCGTCGGCTAGGAAAGTCAAGAAGCGGTGCGTCGATGTTAACGCTTTGGAGGCAGCCCCGAACCTCACGTCACTGGACAGCTTTATGGACTCGGTATTGCAGCATCGGGACTGGCGTCTTTCGCGAGAGCGCCCCTAA
- a CDS encoding mitochondrial translocase subunit, putative (TriTrypDB/GeneDB-style sysID: LpmP.24.0690), with amino-acid sequence MNSNQPSRRKSAFNEEFDVMQAIQEDRMAYHASIACHERCVHNYWFNNFYWREKTCMENCLSKLNQATVITNINYGKFEDVESKK; translated from the coding sequence ATGAACTCCAATCAGCCGTCGAGGCGCAAGAGCGCCTTTAATGAGGAGTTCGATGTGATGCAAGCCATTCAAGAAGATCGCATGGCTTACCACGCCAGCATCGCGTGTCACGAGCGGTGCGTGCACAACTACTGGTTTAACAACTTTTACTGGCGCGAGAAGACGTGCATGGAAAACTGCCTTTCAAAACTCAACCAGGCGACGGTCATCACGAACATCAACTACGGCAAATTTGAGGATGTCGAGTCGAAGAAGTGA
- a CDS encoding signal recognition particle, putative (TriTrypDB/GeneDB-style sysID: LpmP.24.0700) encodes MVCTFLTRRHHLQQCLRAFQHSYTLDRFTFTQRHTDTAPLSAATMVLAELGQKIGQAIHRMSAKSVLSEDDVKELMNEIARALLQADVNVAIVKKLQVSIKTELALAEEGVGLNKRKILQNAVFKGLQRILDPGVKPFMPVKGKQNVVLFVGLQGSGKTTSCTKYAAYFQRKGFKTALVCADTFRAGAYDQLRQNATKAKVRFYGSLTEADPVAIAREGVAELKKEKYDLIIVDTSGRHKQEAALFEEMKQVEEAVKPNDIVFVMSATDGQAVEAQASHFKAMVPVGSVIVTKLDCQTKGGGALSAVAATRSPIVFIGTGEHFDDFDLFRPERFVQKMLGMGDIGGLMDTMRDANINGNEEVYKRLQDGLFTMRDMYEHLQNVLKMGSVGKIMEMLPGMAGHAGAAGQQGDIALKGFIHMLDSMTVAELDEAKVKKMMTPSRMHRIARGSGHSVVEVQNLIISYTKFEEIVKKMGKINFKTMMQDSSGPASGHMGQQQMGQLAKLLNPNMLRQIGGVGGLQGMMKQLQQSMSGGSGGAGGMPDMSSMANLMQMMQQQQQQQKAPRR; translated from the coding sequence ATGGTGTGCACCTTCCTCACGCGCCGACATCATCTTCAACAGTGCCTCCGCGCATTCCAGCACTCATACACACTCGACCGTTTCACCTttacacagagacacacagacaccgcACCACTCTCCGCAGCAACAATGGTCTTGGCAGAGCTGGGTCAGAAAATCGGGCAGGCGATTCACCGCATGTCCGCCAAGTCGGTGTTGAGTGAGGATGATGTGAAGGAGCTGATGAATGAGattgcgcgtgcgctgctgcaggcggatGTGAATGTCGCTATTGTCAAGAAGCTTCAGGTTAGCATCAAGACGGAGCTGGCACTCGCGGAGGAGGGTGTTGGACTGAACAAGCGCAAGATTCTTCAGAATGCTGTCTTCAAGGGCCTCCAGCGCATCCTCGACCCCGGGGTGAAGCCGTTCATGCCAGTGAAGGGGAAGCAGAACGTGGTGCTGTTTGTGGGTCTGCAAGGGTCCGGTAAGACAACGTCGTGTACCAAATATGCCGCCTACTTTCAGCGTAAGGGCTTCAAGACGGCGCTCGTGTGCGCCGACACGTTCCGCGCTGGCGCGTACGATCAACTGCGCCAGAACGCAACCAAGGCGAAGGTGCGCTTTTACGGCTCACTGACAGAGGCGGACCCCGTGGCGATCGccagagagggggtggcggaaCTCAAGAAAGAGAAGTACGACCTCATCATCGTCGACACAAGTGGCCGCCACAAACAAGAGGCGGCGCTCTTCGAGGAGATGAAGCAGGTCGAGGAGGCCGTAAAGCCAAACGACATCGTCTTCGTCATGTCCGCGACGGACGGGCAGGCAGTCGAGGCGCAGGCCAGCCACTTCAAGGCGATGGTCCCTGTCGGATCCGTCATTGTCACGAAGCTGGACTGCCAGACCaagggcggtggcgcgctCTCCGCCGTTGCGGCGACGCGCAGCCCCATCGTCTTCATTGGCACCGGCGAGCACTTCGACGACTTTGACCTCTTTCGGCCTGAGCGGTTTGTACAGAAGATGCTGGGAATGGGCGACATTGGCGGGCTCATGGACACGATGCGCGACGCCAACATCAACGGCAACGAGGAGGTCTACAAGCGTCTGCAGGATGGCCTCTTCACGATGCGCGATATGTACGAGCATCTGCAGAACGTTCTTAAGATGGGCTCCGTCGGCAAGATCATGGAAATGCTTCCCGGCATGGCAGGCCAtgccggtgcggcgggtCAGCAAGGCGACATTGCGCTAAAGGGGTTTATTCATATGCTGGACAGCATGACGGTTGCCGAGCTGGATGAAGCCAAGGTGAAGAAGATGATGACGCCATCCCGCATGCACCGCATCgcgcgtggcagcggccaTTCAGTCGTTGAGGTGCAGAACCTGATCATTAGCTATACAAAATTCGAAGAGATCGTGAAGAAGATGGGCAAGATAAACTTCAAGACCATGATGCAGGACTCTTCCGGCCCCGCCTCGGGGCACATgggacagcagcagatgggTCAACTCGCGAAGCTGCTCAACCCGAACATGCTGCGGCAGATCGGCGGCGTGGGTGGGCTGCAGGGGATgatgaagcagctgcagcagagcatGAGTGGCGGTtcgggtggcgcaggtgggATGCCTGATATGTCTTCCATGGCGAACCTAATGCagatgatgcagcagcagcaacagcagcagaaggcacCGCGACGCTGA